In the genome of Drosophila yakuba strain Tai18E2 chromosome 3R, Prin_Dyak_Tai18E2_2.1, whole genome shotgun sequence, one region contains:
- the LOC6537326 gene encoding histone-lysine N-methyltransferase, H3 lysine-79 specific isoform X1, with the protein MDYIVKAYKDWKLHSQFQEIVPDMDDSEFMFNEKQSIRDSGRTLKRYGSTCCNSLRNNETLIRHIVEKTDTLQGIALKYGCTTEQIRRANRLFASDSLFLRQFLLVPVEKNSPYYPQVPGDSIAAFDAVLATPPGTPDANGQREAHNNANNLSQSNKSFMKSNDISSSNSSSSSSSSSSGSSSSCNTSGTGPISGGSRSGGNQQQQQQPPQRPYSIAGELLVVQAGDEDPSMMHGHGGCSGKQSKSLDSVAAMTPEEENRKCMNDFLNKIDNTISESRKYVERSKDLVSSQSEADICISATADVFPQRRHPLNNSYKTNNNDRPSQYQRHSSTGSGNSSDTAHLLNTTQTRRVQNSLKRLEKQQDDFFEL; encoded by the exons ATGGATTACATTGTGAAGGCCTACAAGGATTGGAAGCTGCACTCGCAG TTTCAAGAGATCGTCCCCGACATGGATGACTCGGAATTCATGTTCAACGAGAAGCAATCGATCCGGGACTCCGGGCGCACCCTGAAGCGCTACGGGAGCACCTGCTGCAACAGCCTCCGGAACAATGAGACCCTCATCCGGCACATCGTCGAGAAGACGGACACGCTGCAGGGCATCGCCCTCAAGTACGGCTGCACG ACGGAGCAAATACGGCGGGCCAACCGGCTCTTCGCCTCGGACAGCCTGTTCCTGCGTCAGTTTCTCCTGGTGCCAGTGGAGAAGAACTCCCCGTACTATCCCCAGGTGCCTGGCGATTCGATAGCCGCCTTCGATGCCGTGCTGGCCACGCCACCGGGCACTCCGGATGCCAATGGACAGCGGGAGGCGCACAACAATGCCAACAATCTGAGCCAGAGCAACAAGAGCTTCATGAAGAGCAAcgacatcagcagcagcaacagtagcagcagcagcagcagcagcagcagtgggagcagcagcagctgcaacacaAGTGGCACCGGTCCCATCTCTGGAGGATCGCGTTCCGGCGGcaaccaacagcagcagcaacagccccCACAACGGCCGTACTCCATTGCCGGggagctgctggtggtgcaggCCGGCGACGAGGATCCATCGATGATGCACGGCCACGGTGGTTGCAGCGGCAAGCAGAGCAAGAGCCTGGACTCGGTGGCCGCCATGACGCCCGAGGAGGAGAACAGGAAATGCATGAACGACTTCCTCAACAAGATAGACAACACCATTTCCGAGTCGCGCAAATATGTGGAGCGCTCCAAGGA CCTGGTCAGCAGTCAAAGTGAAGCGGACATCTGCATCAGTGCCACCGCCGACGTTTTCCCGCAGCGCCGCCATCCGCTGAACAACTCCTACAAGACCAACAACAACGACCGTCCGTCGCAGTACCAGCGCCACAGTTCGACGGGCAGCGGGAACTCCTCGGACACGGCGCACCTGCTGAACACGACGCAGACGCGACGAGTCCAGAATTCGCTTAAGCGGCTGGAGAAGCAGCAGGACGACTTCTTTGAGTTGTAG
- the LOC6537326 gene encoding histone-lysine N-methyltransferase, H3 lysine-79 specific isoform X2: MDDSEFMFNEKQSIRDSGRTLKRYGSTCCNSLRNNETLIRHIVEKTDTLQGIALKYGCTTEQIRRANRLFASDSLFLRQFLLVPVEKNSPYYPQVPGDSIAAFDAVLATPPGTPDANGQREAHNNANNLSQSNKSFMKSNDISSSNSSSSSSSSSSGSSSSCNTSGTGPISGGSRSGGNQQQQQQPPQRPYSIAGELLVVQAGDEDPSMMHGHGGCSGKQSKSLDSVAAMTPEEENRKCMNDFLNKIDNTISESRKYVERSKDLVSSQSEADICISATADVFPQRRHPLNNSYKTNNNDRPSQYQRHSSTGSGNSSDTAHLLNTTQTRRVQNSLKRLEKQQDDFFEL, translated from the exons ATGGATGACTCGGAATTCATGTTCAACGAGAAGCAATCGATCCGGGACTCCGGGCGCACCCTGAAGCGCTACGGGAGCACCTGCTGCAACAGCCTCCGGAACAATGAGACCCTCATCCGGCACATCGTCGAGAAGACGGACACGCTGCAGGGCATCGCCCTCAAGTACGGCTGCACG ACGGAGCAAATACGGCGGGCCAACCGGCTCTTCGCCTCGGACAGCCTGTTCCTGCGTCAGTTTCTCCTGGTGCCAGTGGAGAAGAACTCCCCGTACTATCCCCAGGTGCCTGGCGATTCGATAGCCGCCTTCGATGCCGTGCTGGCCACGCCACCGGGCACTCCGGATGCCAATGGACAGCGGGAGGCGCACAACAATGCCAACAATCTGAGCCAGAGCAACAAGAGCTTCATGAAGAGCAAcgacatcagcagcagcaacagtagcagcagcagcagcagcagcagcagtgggagcagcagcagctgcaacacaAGTGGCACCGGTCCCATCTCTGGAGGATCGCGTTCCGGCGGcaaccaacagcagcagcaacagccccCACAACGGCCGTACTCCATTGCCGGggagctgctggtggtgcaggCCGGCGACGAGGATCCATCGATGATGCACGGCCACGGTGGTTGCAGCGGCAAGCAGAGCAAGAGCCTGGACTCGGTGGCCGCCATGACGCCCGAGGAGGAGAACAGGAAATGCATGAACGACTTCCTCAACAAGATAGACAACACCATTTCCGAGTCGCGCAAATATGTGGAGCGCTCCAAGGA CCTGGTCAGCAGTCAAAGTGAAGCGGACATCTGCATCAGTGCCACCGCCGACGTTTTCCCGCAGCGCCGCCATCCGCTGAACAACTCCTACAAGACCAACAACAACGACCGTCCGTCGCAGTACCAGCGCCACAGTTCGACGGGCAGCGGGAACTCCTCGGACACGGCGCACCTGCTGAACACGACGCAGACGCGACGAGTCCAGAATTCGCTTAAGCGGCTGGAGAAGCAGCAGGACGACTTCTTTGAGTTGTAG
- the LOC6537324 gene encoding protein suppressor of hairy wing, with protein MSASKEGKDKKGKLLGVENISPPKDKRPSTRMKLLNDVGAGEDAEPTTTTSRTPSNKQEKRGIVAGSRIKILNEEILGTPKAEKRGASKSTAPTASTVKILNEKKTPSATVTAVETAKIKTSPSKRKKMEHYVLQAVKSENTKADTTVTVVTEEDETIDFILADDEEVVPGRIENNNGQEIVVTEDDEDIGEDGDEDGEDSSGKGNSSQTKIKEIVEHVCGKCYKTFRRVQSLKKHLEFCRYDSGYHLRKADMLKNLEKIEKDAVVMEKKDICFCCSESYDTFHLGHINCPDCPKSFKTQTSYERHIFITHSEFSDFPCSICNANLRSEALLALHEEQHKSRGKPYACKICGKDFTRSYHLKRHQKYSSCSSNETDTMSCKVCDRVFYRLDNLRSHLKQHLGTQVVKKPEYMCHTCKNCFYSLSTLNIHIRTHTGEKPFDCDLCDKKFSALVALKKHRRYHTGEKPYSCTVCNQAFAVKEVLNRHMKRHTGERPHKCDECGKSFIQATQLRTHSKTHIRPFACDQCDEKFKTEKQLERHVKTHSRTKRPVFSCAECKRNFRTPALLKEHMDEGKHSPQQQRASKRSSTKLMERTDCAICDKNFDSSDTLRRHIRTVHECDPDDIFGVEPQTSKRAKKVIESEEVVPVALNSSAGSLISSQTDGNGVVVREFLVDEADGEAQTITLENETYTILPLDGAIEGEQLTDEAAVKPETKKEETQVSPVVKKEQRKSLAASLAAAIADNLEEASSEDDFSGEILTEEDIKLKENVGKLIDMLVDPPILKKYGWPNAPEETVLCKVIENCGHDLTKGGENYAELDYGSRMREYCKLLFTVVIHNDSIKSLLNNFPIDDVIEYVLGDEDQEEGGLGKDNDDNESNSDYEDDDAESDTGASKKKEIREKRDKKEVSANSEKKEIIAKAVDKDNSEETKKEVVTENKKKSIPLEAEKEKV; from the exons ATGAGTGCCTCCAAGGAGGGCAAGGACAAGAAGGGCAAGCTGTTGGGTGTGGAGAACATTTCGCCGCCCAAGGATAAGCGTCCGAGCACCAGGATGAAGCTTTTAAATGACGTGGGAGCTGGTGAGGATGCCGAGCCAACCACCACCACATCACGAACGCCCTCCAACAAGCAGGAAAAGCGTGGCATTGTCGCTGGATCGCGCATCAAAATACTCAATGAAGAAATACTGGGCACTCCAAAAGCTGAGAAACGGGGCGCCAGCAAGAGCACAGCTCCGACTGCCTCCACTGTAAAGATTCTAAATGAAAAGAAGACCCCCAGTGCCACCGTGACAGCCGTGGAAACGGCCAAGATCAAGACGTCTCCCAgtaaaagaaagaaaatggaaCACTATGTACTTCAGGCTGTGAAATCAGAAAATACCAAGGCGGACACCACGGTTACCGTAGTCACCGAGGAAGATGAGACCATTGATTTTATTCTAGCAGATGATGAGGAAGTGGTGCCGGGCAGAATTGAGAACAACAACGGCCAGGAGATCGTTGTCACCGAGGATGACGAGGATATAGGCgaggatggggatgaggaCGGTGAAGATTCATCGGGAAAGGGCAACTCTAGCCAGACGAAAATCAAGGAGATCGTGGAGCACGTGTGCGGCAAGTGCTACAAGACCTTCCGTCGGGTTCAGAGTCTAAAAAAGCATCTGGAGTTCTGTCGCTATGACAGCGGTTATCATCTGCGCAAGGCCGACATGCTAAAGAACCTGGAGAAGATCGAGAAGGATGCCGTAGTGATGGAGAAAAAGGACatctgcttctgctgcagcGAAAGTTACGACACCTTCCAT CTGGGTCACATTAACTGTCCCGACTGCCCCAAGTCGTTCAAGACACAGACCAGTTACGAACGCCACATATTCATCACTCACTCCGAGTTCAGCGATTTTCCTTGCTCCATTTGCAACGCCAACTTGCGCAGCGAGGCTTTGTTGGCGCTCCACGAGGAACAGCACAAGTCACGCGGCAAGCCGTATGCATGCAAGATCTGCGGCAAGGACTTCACCCGCTCCTACCACTTGAAGCGCCACCAGAAGTACTCATCGTGCTCATCGAACGAGACCGATACGATGAGCTGCAAGGTGTGCGATCGCGTCTTTTATAGGCTGGACAATCTGCGATCGCATTTGAAGCAGCATTTGGGCACACAGGTGGTGAAGAAGCCGGAGTACATGTGCCACACGTGCAAGAATTGTTTCTACAGCCTGTCCACGCTAAA CATCCACATACGCACTCATACGGGTGAGAAACCATTCGACTGCGATCTTTGCGACAAGAAGTTCTCTGCATTGGTGGCCCTTAAGAAGCATCGACGCTATCACACTGGCGAAAAACCGTACAGTTGCACTGTG TGCAACCAAGCATTTGCCGTGAAGGAAGTGCTCAATCGGCACATGAAGCGTCACACTGGAGAGCGTCCGCACAAGTGCGATGAATGCGGCAAGAGTTTTATCCAGGCCACTCAGCTGCGCACCCATTCCAAAACCCATATTCGTCCCTTTGCCTGCGATCAGTGCgatgaaaaattcaaaacagaGAAACA ACTTGAGCGCCATGTCAAGACCCATTCTCGCACAAAACGCCCCGTCTTCTCCTGCGCCGAATGCAAGCGTAATTTCCGCACCCCAGCATTGCTCAAGGAGCACATGGACGAGGGAAAGCACAGCC cacaacaacaacgggcATCAAAGCGCTCGTCCACCAAACTTATGGAACGCACGGATTGCGCCATTTGCGATAAGAACTTTGACAGCAGCGATACCCTGCGACGGCACATACGCACCGTGCACGAATGCGATCCGGATGACATTTTCGGTGTTGAGCCGCAGACATCAAAGCGTGCAAAGAAGGTCATCGAATCGGAGGAGGTTGTACCAGTGGCGTTGAACTCTTCGGCGGGCTCGTTAATTTCCAGCCAAACGGATGGCAATGGCGTTGTGGTGCGTGAATTCCTGGTGGATGAAGCCGATGGCGAGGCCCAGACCATTACCCTAGAAAACGAAACATACACAATTCTGCCCTTGGACGGGGCCATCGAGGGAGAGCAGCTGACGGATGAGGCTGCCGTTAAACCTGAGACCAAAAAGGAGGAGACGCAGGTCTCGCCGGTGGTCAAGAAGGAGCAGCGTAAATCCCTGGCCGCCAGTCTGGCCGCTGCTATCGCCGATAATCTGGAAGAAGCGTCGAGCGAGGATGACTTCAGTGGAGAAATCCTAACGGAGGAGGACATAAAGCTCAAAGAAAACGTGGGTAAACTTATTGACATGCTAGTGGATCCCCCGATCTTGAAGAAATACGGCTGGCCCAATGCCCCCGAGGAGACGGTGCTCTGCAAAGTGATCGAGAACTGTGGCCACGACCTGACCAAAGGTGGCGAAAACTACGCTGAGCTCGACTACGGTAGCCGCATGCGAGAGTATTGCAAACTGCTCTTTACCGTGGTCATTCACAACGATTCCATCAAGTCGCTGCTCAATAATTTCCCCATTGACGATGTCATCGAGTATGTACTGGGAGATGAGGACCAGGAGGAAGGGGGTTTGGGCAAAGACAATGATGACAACGAGTCAAATTCCGATTATGAAGATGATGATGCGGAGTCGGACACAGGCGCAtctaaaaaaaaggaaattagAGAGAAGCGTGACAAAAAGGAAGTTTCGGCCAATTCCGAGAAGAAGGAGATCATAGCGAAGGCTGTGGATAAGGATAACTCAGAGGAGACTAAAAAGGAAGTGGTCAcagaaaataagaaaaaatcgATCCCATTGGAAGCCGAAAAAGAGAAGGTTTGA
- the LOC6537325 gene encoding TRAF3-interacting protein 1 isoform X1 codes for MSEKDLDAIILETQKVLGKYVKKPPLTEKLLKKPPFRFLMDVFSNVSGGTLPPQKTKVEPFFCGQFIKQTGKFDGLYTPEEQMFENITSREDKMRFLQKMIDAIKLTTKLDLKVRTSKIVAGQEPELTNELLQAMASLAERKWEKEWDSIVDQVVISHCKTPLTLAKPPKETKNPSKNPSPAGKDEDPKRRKEKRISPQEQKLRKANEQASRSTPPSEKDKASQKKSKAPKEDTKLSRQNSKQKSPSPVKPKTKAKLQPSIESDHPSLSMSPVEGAPSSKPPATESAPTKPESETVTPLQEKEAVVAPVQESPSAPPAEPESRKSSSKSRRSSGSHRQPEPNPAPNENPSQPVNPVQPSENSSPPETNSSEVKREVPLSRENSKEANQRPRTSLRPPSARPASARPGAPRRRNVEIVLQPNDQIKMSGINVKLETFGDLDDDGENLVIIEDSASHDIVEGGGEEAALEGQLDAQGRLVQQILETQKELVNQSAEVEAPQAQAGRQTSARQVNDVCDVVQKLTKSIGPLGKLLDCIPEDFDAMQLELTMWRDTYNQASTELKREQSLTASATEPLKHQLQQIQASIAEYRELIDETRHKILQNNARIQKMMMEQ; via the exons ATGTCGGAGAAAGATCTGGACGCCATCATCTTGGAGACCCAAAAGGTTTTGGGCAAGTACGTCAAGAAGCCACCTCTCACGGAGAAGCTGCTGAAGAAGCCGCCATTCCGATTTCTAATGGATGTTTTCAGTAACGTAAGTGGTGGAACATTACCTCCCCAGAAAACAAAAGTTGAGCCCTTTTTTTGTGGACAGTTTATCAAGCAAACTGGCAAGTTCGATGGACTGTATACGCCGGAGGAGCAGATGTTCGAGAACATAACCAGTCGGGAGGATAAGATGCGATTCCTGCAAAAGATGATCGATGCAATTA AACTAACAACTAAACTGGATCTCAAGGTGCGCACTTCAAAAATAGTTGCTGGCCAGGAACCGGAGCTCACCAATGAGCTGCTCCAGGCCATGGCCAGTTTGGCGGAAAGGAAGTGGGAGAAGGAGTGGGACAGCATTGTGGACCAGGTGGTGATTTCCCACTGCAAAACTCCACTGACGCTTGCCAAGCCACCGAAGGAAACTAAGAATCCCAGCAAGAATCCCTCACCCGCCGGCAAGGACGAGGATCCAAAGCGACGCAAGGAGAAGCGCATATCGCCTCAAGAGCAGAAACTGCGCAAGGCCAACGAACAGGCGTCCCGATCCACTCCCCCCAGCGAGAAGGATAAGGCATCCCAGAAGAAGTCCAAGGCGCCCAAGGAGGACACCAAGCTAAGTCGGCAAAACTCCAAGCAAAAGAGTCCTTCGCCTGTCAAGCCAAAGACGAAAGCCAAGCTGCAGCCTTCAATCGAGAGCGATCATCCCAGTCTGTCTATGTCGCCAGTGGAAGGAGCACCCTCCTCCAAGCCTCCTGCTACCGAAAGTGCTCCAACTAAGCCGGAGTCGGAAACG GTTACGCCATTACAAGAGAAGGAGGCAGTGGTGGCACCTGTCCAGGAATCTCCATCGGCTCCACCAGCCGAGCCTGAGAGTCGCAAATCCTCCAGCAAGAGTCGTCGTTCTAGTGGCAGTCATAGGCAACCGGAGCCTAATCCTGCTCCCAACGAGAACCCATCGCAGCCAGTGAACCCAGTGCAGCCGTCAGAAAATAGTTCTCCACCGGAGACCAACAGCAGCGAAGTGAAGCGGGAGGTTCCGCTCTCAAGGGAGAACTCCAAGGAAGCGAATCAACGGCCCAGAACCTCACTTAGACCTCCATCCGCTCGACCCGCCTCCGCACGTCCCGGAGCTCCGCGGCGTCGCAATGTGGAGATCGTTCTGCAGCCCAACGATCAGATCAAAATGTCTGGCATAAATGTGAAGCTCGAAACCTTTGGCGACTTGGACGATGACGGAGAGAACCTGGTGATCATAGAAGACTCTGCCTCCCATGACATCGTCGAAGGTGGCGGCGAGGAAGCAGCATTGGAGGGACAGCTCGATGCCCAGGGACGATTGGTGCAGCAGATCTTGGAAACGCAAAAGGAGCTGGTTAATCAAAGCGCCGAAGTGGAAGCACCACAAGCACAGGCAGGTCGTCAAACATCTGCCCGCCAGGTGAACGACGTCTGCGACGTAGTCCAAAAGCTCACAAAGTCAATTGGGCCGCTGGGAAAACTACTGGACTGCATACCCGAGGACTTTGATGCAATGCAGCTGGAGCTGACGATGTGGCGCGACACCTACAACCAGGCCTCCACGGAACTGAAAAGGGAGCAGAGTCTCACTGCCTCTGCCACGGAGCCCCTGAAGCATCAGCTGCAGCAAATCCAAGCCAGCATTGCAGAGTACCGGGAGCTCATCGACGAGACTCGCCACAAGATCTTGCAAAACAACGCCCGTATTCAGAAGATGATGATGGAACAGTaa
- the LOC6537323 gene encoding DNA-directed RNA polymerase II subunit RPB9, whose product MTTAFDAAHTEGPGFVGIRFCQECNNMLYPKEDKENKILLYACRNCDYKQEADSNCIYVNKIMHEIDELTHIVPDVISDPTLPRTEDHACPKCSHREAVFFQAQTRRAEEEMRLYYVCTNQNCTHRWTE is encoded by the coding sequence ATGACGACTGCCTTTGACGCCGCACACACGGAGGGGCCGGGATTCGTGGGCATTCGGTTCTGCCAGGAGTGCAACAACATGCTGTACCCCAAGGAGGACAAGGAGAACAAAATCCTGCTCTACGCCTGCCGGAACTGCGATTACAAGCAGGAGGCGGACTCCAACTGCATCTACGTCAACAAGATTATGCACGAAATCGATGAGCTGACCCACATTGTGCCCGACGTGATCTCCGATCCCACGCTGCCGCGAACGGAAGATCACGCCTGCCCCAAATGCTCCCACAGGGAGGCGGTCTTCTTCCAGGCGCAAACCCGTCGCGCCGAAGAGGAGATGCGACTGTACTACGTGTGCACCAACCAGAACTGCACCCACCGATGGACGGAGTAG
- the LOC6537325 gene encoding TRAF3-interacting protein 1 isoform X2 has protein sequence MSEKDLDAIILETQKVLGKYVKKPPLTEKLLKKPPFRFLMDVFSNFIKQTGKFDGLYTPEEQMFENITSREDKMRFLQKMIDAIKLTTKLDLKVRTSKIVAGQEPELTNELLQAMASLAERKWEKEWDSIVDQVVISHCKTPLTLAKPPKETKNPSKNPSPAGKDEDPKRRKEKRISPQEQKLRKANEQASRSTPPSEKDKASQKKSKAPKEDTKLSRQNSKQKSPSPVKPKTKAKLQPSIESDHPSLSMSPVEGAPSSKPPATESAPTKPESETVTPLQEKEAVVAPVQESPSAPPAEPESRKSSSKSRRSSGSHRQPEPNPAPNENPSQPVNPVQPSENSSPPETNSSEVKREVPLSRENSKEANQRPRTSLRPPSARPASARPGAPRRRNVEIVLQPNDQIKMSGINVKLETFGDLDDDGENLVIIEDSASHDIVEGGGEEAALEGQLDAQGRLVQQILETQKELVNQSAEVEAPQAQAGRQTSARQVNDVCDVVQKLTKSIGPLGKLLDCIPEDFDAMQLELTMWRDTYNQASTELKREQSLTASATEPLKHQLQQIQASIAEYRELIDETRHKILQNNARIQKMMMEQ, from the exons ATGTCGGAGAAAGATCTGGACGCCATCATCTTGGAGACCCAAAAGGTTTTGGGCAAGTACGTCAAGAAGCCACCTCTCACGGAGAAGCTGCTGAAGAAGCCGCCATTCCGATTTCTAATGGATGTTTTCAGTAAC TTTATCAAGCAAACTGGCAAGTTCGATGGACTGTATACGCCGGAGGAGCAGATGTTCGAGAACATAACCAGTCGGGAGGATAAGATGCGATTCCTGCAAAAGATGATCGATGCAATTA AACTAACAACTAAACTGGATCTCAAGGTGCGCACTTCAAAAATAGTTGCTGGCCAGGAACCGGAGCTCACCAATGAGCTGCTCCAGGCCATGGCCAGTTTGGCGGAAAGGAAGTGGGAGAAGGAGTGGGACAGCATTGTGGACCAGGTGGTGATTTCCCACTGCAAAACTCCACTGACGCTTGCCAAGCCACCGAAGGAAACTAAGAATCCCAGCAAGAATCCCTCACCCGCCGGCAAGGACGAGGATCCAAAGCGACGCAAGGAGAAGCGCATATCGCCTCAAGAGCAGAAACTGCGCAAGGCCAACGAACAGGCGTCCCGATCCACTCCCCCCAGCGAGAAGGATAAGGCATCCCAGAAGAAGTCCAAGGCGCCCAAGGAGGACACCAAGCTAAGTCGGCAAAACTCCAAGCAAAAGAGTCCTTCGCCTGTCAAGCCAAAGACGAAAGCCAAGCTGCAGCCTTCAATCGAGAGCGATCATCCCAGTCTGTCTATGTCGCCAGTGGAAGGAGCACCCTCCTCCAAGCCTCCTGCTACCGAAAGTGCTCCAACTAAGCCGGAGTCGGAAACG GTTACGCCATTACAAGAGAAGGAGGCAGTGGTGGCACCTGTCCAGGAATCTCCATCGGCTCCACCAGCCGAGCCTGAGAGTCGCAAATCCTCCAGCAAGAGTCGTCGTTCTAGTGGCAGTCATAGGCAACCGGAGCCTAATCCTGCTCCCAACGAGAACCCATCGCAGCCAGTGAACCCAGTGCAGCCGTCAGAAAATAGTTCTCCACCGGAGACCAACAGCAGCGAAGTGAAGCGGGAGGTTCCGCTCTCAAGGGAGAACTCCAAGGAAGCGAATCAACGGCCCAGAACCTCACTTAGACCTCCATCCGCTCGACCCGCCTCCGCACGTCCCGGAGCTCCGCGGCGTCGCAATGTGGAGATCGTTCTGCAGCCCAACGATCAGATCAAAATGTCTGGCATAAATGTGAAGCTCGAAACCTTTGGCGACTTGGACGATGACGGAGAGAACCTGGTGATCATAGAAGACTCTGCCTCCCATGACATCGTCGAAGGTGGCGGCGAGGAAGCAGCATTGGAGGGACAGCTCGATGCCCAGGGACGATTGGTGCAGCAGATCTTGGAAACGCAAAAGGAGCTGGTTAATCAAAGCGCCGAAGTGGAAGCACCACAAGCACAGGCAGGTCGTCAAACATCTGCCCGCCAGGTGAACGACGTCTGCGACGTAGTCCAAAAGCTCACAAAGTCAATTGGGCCGCTGGGAAAACTACTGGACTGCATACCCGAGGACTTTGATGCAATGCAGCTGGAGCTGACGATGTGGCGCGACACCTACAACCAGGCCTCCACGGAACTGAAAAGGGAGCAGAGTCTCACTGCCTCTGCCACGGAGCCCCTGAAGCATCAGCTGCAGCAAATCCAAGCCAGCATTGCAGAGTACCGGGAGCTCATCGACGAGACTCGCCACAAGATCTTGCAAAACAACGCCCGTATTCAGAAGATGATGATGGAACAGTaa